One stretch of Microcebus murinus isolate Inina chromosome 12, M.murinus_Inina_mat1.0, whole genome shotgun sequence DNA includes these proteins:
- the TRIM32 gene encoding E3 ubiquitin-protein ligase TRIM32: MAAAAASHLNLDALREVLECPICMESFTEEQLRPKLLHCGHTICRQCLEKLLASSINGVRCPFCSKITRITSLTQLTDNLTVLKIIDTAGLSEAVGLLMCRSCGRRLPRQFCRSCGLVLCEPCREADHQPPGHCTLPVKEAAEERRRDFGEKLTRLRELIGELQRRKVALEGVSKDLQARYKAVLQEYGQEERRIQDELARSRKFFTGSLAEAEKCNSQVIEEQSYLLNIAEVQAVSRCDYFLAKIKQADVALLEETADEEEPELTASLPRELTLQDVELLKVGHVGPLQIGQAVKKPRTVNMEDSWAMEAAASAASTSVTFREMDMSPEEVVASPRASPAKQRGPEAVSSIQQCLFLKKMGAKGSTPGMFNLPVSLYVTSQGEVLVADRGNYRIQVFTRKGFLKEIRRSPSGIDSFVLSFLGADLPNLTPLSVAMNCHGLIGVTDSYDNSLKVYTLDGHCVACHRSQLSKPWGITALPSGQFVVTDVEGGKLWCFTVDRGAGVVKYSCLCSAVRPKFVTCDAEGTVYFTQGLGLNLENRQNEHHLEGGFSIGSVGPDGQLGRQISHFFSENEDFRCIAGMCVDARGDLIVADSSRKEILHFPKGGGYSVLIREGLTCPVGIALTPKGQLLVLDCWDHCIKIYTYHLRRYSTP; the protein is encoded by the coding sequence ATGGCTGCAGCAGCAGCTTCTCACCTGAACCTAGATGCCCTGCGGGAAGTGCTGGAATGCCCCATCTGCATGGAGTCCTTCACAGAAGAGCAGCTGCGGCCCAAGCTCCTGCACTGCGGCCATACCATCTGCCGCCAGTGCCTGGAGAAGCTGTTGGCCAGCAGCATCAATGGTGTCCGCTGTCCCTTCTGTAGCAAGATCACTCGCATAACCAGCCTGACGCAGCTGACAGACAACCTGACAGTGCTGAAGATCATTGACACAGCCGGGCTCAGCGAGGCCGTGGGGCTGCTCATGTGCCGGTCCTGCGGGCGACGCCTGCCCCGGCAGTTCTGCCGGAGCTGCGGCTTGGTGCTGTGTGAGCCTTGCCGGGAGGCGGACCACCAGCCTCCTGGCCACTGTACACTCCCTGTGAAAGAGGCAGCTGAGGAGCGGCGCCGGGACTTTGGAGAGAAGTTGACCCGTCTGCGGGAGCTCATAGGGGAGCTGCAGCGGCGGAAGGTAGCCTTGGAAGGTGTCTCCAAGGACCTCCAGGCAAGGTATAAAGCAGTTCTGCAGGAGTATGGGCAGGAGGAGCGCAGGATCCAGGACGAGCTGGCCCGCTCTAGGAAGTTCTTCACGGGCTCTTTGGCCGAGGCTGAGAAGTGCAATAGCCAAGTGATAGAGGAGCAGAGTTACCTGCTTAACATTGCAGAGGTGCAGGCTGTGTCTCGCTGTGACTACTTCCTGGCCAAGATCAAGCAGGCCGACGTGGCGCTGCTGGAGGAGACAGCCGATGAGGAGGAGCCAGAGCTCACTGCCAGCTTGCCCCGGGAGCTCACCCTGCAGGATGTGGAGCTCCTTAAGGTAGGTCACGTCGGCCCCCTCCAAATTGGGCAGGCTGTTAAGAAGCCCCGAACAGTTAACATGGAAGATTCCTGGGCCATGGAGGCTGCAGCCTCCGCTGCCTCGACCTCTGTAACATTTAGAGAGATGGACATGAGCCCCGAGGAAGTGGTTGCCAGCCCTAGGGCCTCGCCCGCTAAACAGCGAGGCCCCGAGGCAGTCTCTAGTATCCAGCAGTGCCTCTTTCTCAAGAAGATGGGGGCCAAAGGCAGCACTCCAGGCATGTTCAATCTTCCGGTCAGTCTCTACGTCACCAGCCAAGGCGAGGTGCTGGTTGCTGACCGTGGCAACTACCGCATACAAGTCTTCACCCGCAAAGGCTTTTTGAAGGAGATCCGCCGCAGCCCCAGCGGCATTGACAGCTTTGTGCTGAGCTTCCTTGGGGCTGATTTGCCCAATCTCACTCCTCTCTCAGTGGCCATGAACTGCCATGGGCTGATTGGTGTGACTGACAGCTACGATAACTCCCTCAAGGTATATACCCTGGATGGACACTGCGTGGCCTGTCACAGGAGCCAGCTGAGCAAACCATGGGGCATCACAGCCCTGCCATCTGGCCAGTTTGTAGTAACTGATGTGGAAGGTGGAAAGCTTTGGTGTTTCACTGTTGACCGAGGAGCAGGGGTGGTCAAATACAGCTGCCTCTGCAGTGCCGTGCGGCCCAAGTTTGTCACCTGTGATGCTGAGGGCACCGTCTACTTCACCCAGGGCTTGGGCCTCAATCTGGAGAATCGGCAGAATGAGCACCACCTGGAGGGTGGCTTCTCCATTGGCTCTGTGGGCCCTGATGGGCAGCTGGGTCGCCAGATTAGCCACTTCTTCTCTGAGAATGAGGATTTCCGGTGCATTGCTGGCATGTGTGTGGATGCTCGTGGTGATCTCATCGTGGCTGATAGTAGCCGCAAGGAAATTCTCCATTTTCCTAAGGGCGGGGGCTACAGTGTCCTTATTCGAGAGGGGCTCACCTGTCCGGTGGGCATTGCCCTTACTCCTAAGGGTCAGCTACTGGTCTTGGACTGCTGGGATCATTGCATCAAGATCTACACCTACCATCTGAGAAGATATTCCACCCCTTAG